In a genomic window of Lacrimispora sp. BS-2:
- a CDS encoding transposase family protein codes for METKIIKLLDSSLECIDCKIKDDKIILHIYSTKQKLICPYCGNASSKIHSVYQRELQDIPLHEKQTILLLDTRKVYCDNPECSHKTFSERFDFVVPNGKKTKRLVEKILVTSVKLSSVSASSLLKADYVKTSKSSICDLIKKNAFPCG; via the coding sequence ATGGAGACTAAAATTATAAAACTATTAGATTCTTCTTTAGAATGTATTGATTGTAAAATTAAAGATGATAAGATAATTCTACATATTTATTCCACAAAGCAAAAACTGATCTGCCCTTATTGTGGTAATGCATCTTCAAAAATACATTCTGTTTATCAAAGGGAACTTCAGGATATCCCTTTACATGAGAAACAAACAATTCTACTATTGGATACAAGAAAAGTATACTGTGATAATCCGGAGTGCAGTCACAAAACTTTTTCGGAACGCTTTGATTTTGTTGTACCTAACGGAAAGAAAACGAAACGTCTTGTTGAAAAGATATTAGTGACATCTGTTAAATTAAGTTCAGTAAGTGCATCATCTTTACTTAAAGCGGATTATGTCAAAACCAGTAAAAGCAGCATCTGTGACCTGATTAAAAAAAATGCCTTCCCTTGTGGATAA
- a CDS encoding ISL3 family transposase: MDKSAVTKVCVDDFAFRKRYTYGTVMVDLETHRIIDIIDSRETKQVEDWLKSYPNLVVISRDGAQTYSSASTNSHPDALQISDRFHLLKNLSDAVQKYMYRLFPSRLVISATSQNAEMQALYDTRNRTERIHFAHKKRQEGYMTDDIALLLHSSSSTIRKYLAIPKDKIPEAKENARERQHIRQMQNKQQAIEEVRTLYAQGNAIDKITYLTGHTTLTVKNYLKKDCPLSNGHYDCRRPGKLASYEQTVIEMRSNGITYDKIHEHICKNGYTGTVASLRMFMQKERTHLKNVSKNENEPVEYIPRKFFCQLIYRELERVKGLTLKQYEAAIKRYPVLGKIYSLLREFHRIIFSRQSKELDSWITKAKQLEIDEVDTYINGLKHDITAVKNGIDFEYNNGLAEGSVNKIKLIKRIMYGRNSFLLLKAKLLLNEYYYQIN, translated from the coding sequence GTGGATAAATCTGCTGTTACAAAAGTTTGTGTGGACGATTTTGCTTTTCGAAAAAGATATACTTATGGCACAGTTATGGTCGATTTAGAAACACACAGAATTATTGATATTATCGACTCAAGAGAAACGAAACAGGTTGAGGATTGGCTAAAATCCTATCCTAACTTAGTGGTTATTTCGCGTGATGGAGCCCAAACATATTCATCTGCTTCAACGAATTCTCATCCAGATGCACTTCAAATCAGTGACAGATTTCATCTGTTGAAAAATCTATCGGATGCAGTACAAAAATATATGTACCGTCTATTTCCTTCCAGATTGGTGATATCTGCCACTTCACAGAATGCAGAAATGCAGGCGCTATATGATACAAGAAACCGTACAGAAAGAATCCATTTTGCACATAAAAAGCGTCAGGAAGGATATATGACGGATGATATTGCTTTGCTTTTGCACTCATCATCCTCTACAATAAGAAAATATCTTGCCATTCCAAAAGATAAAATCCCTGAAGCGAAGGAAAATGCCCGGGAACGTCAGCATATCAGGCAAATGCAAAATAAACAGCAAGCAATTGAAGAGGTCAGAACTTTATATGCACAGGGGAATGCAATTGACAAAATCACATATTTAACTGGTCATACTACCTTAACGGTAAAAAACTATCTGAAAAAAGACTGCCCACTGAGTAATGGACACTACGATTGCAGGAGGCCAGGCAAATTGGCATCTTACGAGCAAACAGTCATTGAAATGCGTTCAAATGGAATAACTTATGACAAAATTCATGAGCATATTTGTAAAAATGGGTACACAGGCACGGTTGCTTCTTTAAGAATGTTTATGCAGAAAGAAAGAACACATTTAAAGAACGTATCAAAAAATGAAAACGAGCCTGTTGAATATATTCCACGCAAGTTCTTTTGTCAGCTTATTTATAGGGAATTAGAACGTGTAAAAGGGTTAACACTTAAACAATATGAAGCTGCAATTAAAAGATATCCTGTCTTAGGAAAAATCTATTCGCTGCTTAGGGAATTTCATCGTATTATATTTTCCCGTCAAAGTAAGGAATTGGATTCATGGATTACAAAAGCAAAACAATTAGAAATTGATGAGGTGGATACATATATTAATGGTTTGAAACATGATATTACAGCAGTAAAAAATGGTATAGATTTTGAATATAATAATGGGTTGGCTGAAGGAAGTGTGAATAAAATCAAGCTGATCAAACGAATTATGTATGGGAGAAACAGCTTTTTACTATTAAAAGCAAAGCTGCTTCTCAATGAATATTATTATCAAATCAACTAA
- a CDS encoding IS66 family transposase, whose product MNDKDAYIEHLETTIKILQNQISNLTELVMLLRKEKFGSSSEKTQKNQMEGQLSLFNEAEVEADNSVKEPITIDVNGYKKSATKTTREELIKDLPVREVLCESDDDDMQCPYCKTELKPVGKETVREELEYIPAQLRIVRYVRMSYECPKCKHTDQPYFQKANTPTSLMNHSLASPSSVAYVMYQKYVNSLPLYRQEKDWEQLGIALSRATMANWIIRCAQDYLMPVTGHLRKKLLERDILHCDETPVQVLKEDGKKPQTKSYMWLYRTGNDEKEPIILYDYQSSRNGDHAVAFLKNVKGFVHSDGYAGYNKLSGITRCGCWAHLRRKFVEAIPSKKAKDAPLTNAEIGRDYCNRLFKIEEDLKGLTPEKRFCKRLDLEKPVLEAFWSWLCNLTVLNGSALGKAITYAKNQRPYMENYLLDGRCSISNNVAENAIRPFTVGRKNWLFADTPKGADASAAVYSITETAKANHLNVYTYLQYLLLYMPGTDWRNHPEELDNLMPWSEEVQKECKR is encoded by the coding sequence ATGAATGATAAAGATGCCTATATTGAGCACCTTGAAACTACAATAAAAATTTTACAGAATCAGATCAGTAATCTTACGGAATTGGTCATGCTGCTCCGGAAAGAAAAGTTTGGTTCCTCCAGCGAAAAAACACAAAAAAATCAAATGGAGGGTCAACTCTCCCTTTTTAATGAAGCGGAAGTCGAAGCAGATAATTCTGTAAAAGAGCCCATCACTATTGATGTAAATGGCTACAAAAAGTCTGCCACGAAAACCACACGGGAAGAACTGATCAAAGACCTTCCTGTTCGTGAAGTTCTGTGCGAATCGGATGACGATGACATGCAGTGCCCTTATTGCAAAACAGAATTAAAACCTGTTGGCAAAGAAACTGTCCGTGAGGAGCTGGAATACATTCCAGCACAGCTTCGAATTGTCCGCTATGTTCGAATGTCTTATGAATGTCCCAAGTGTAAACATACGGATCAGCCGTATTTCCAAAAAGCCAATACACCGACGTCGCTTATGAATCATTCCCTTGCATCACCAAGTTCCGTTGCGTATGTTATGTACCAAAAGTATGTGAACAGTCTCCCTCTTTACCGCCAGGAAAAGGACTGGGAGCAGCTTGGTATCGCGCTTAGCCGGGCGACTATGGCTAACTGGATTATTCGATGTGCGCAGGATTATCTTATGCCAGTCACTGGTCATCTCCGGAAGAAACTCCTTGAAAGAGATATCCTTCACTGCGACGAGACTCCAGTCCAGGTATTGAAGGAAGATGGTAAGAAACCACAGACGAAATCTTACATGTGGCTTTACCGGACAGGTAACGATGAAAAGGAACCAATCATTCTTTACGATTACCAGTCTTCCAGAAATGGAGACCATGCGGTAGCCTTTTTAAAGAACGTCAAAGGTTTTGTCCACTCGGATGGATATGCTGGTTACAATAAGTTATCCGGAATCACCAGATGTGGCTGCTGGGCACACCTTAGAAGAAAGTTTGTGGAAGCAATCCCTTCGAAAAAGGCCAAAGATGCTCCGCTAACCAATGCAGAAATCGGAAGAGATTACTGCAACCGGCTTTTTAAAATCGAGGAAGATTTAAAAGGCCTGACTCCGGAAAAACGATTCTGTAAGCGTCTTGACCTGGAAAAACCAGTTCTTGAGGCTTTTTGGAGTTGGCTTTGCAACTTAACAGTTCTAAATGGTTCTGCTCTTGGCAAGGCGATTACCTATGCAAAGAATCAAAGGCCCTACATGGAGAATTATCTTCTTGACGGAAGATGCTCCATTTCTAATAATGTAGCAGAGAATGCCATCCGCCCATTTACTGTTGGGAGAAAAAACTGGCTATTTGCCGATACACCAAAAGGAGCCGATGCATCGGCTGCAGTATACAGTATCACCGAGACTGCAAAAGCGAATCATCTCAACGTATATACCTATCTGCAATATTTACTGCTTTACATGCCAGGTACAGACTGGCGTAATCATCCAGAAGAACTGGATAATCTAATGCCTTGGTCAGAGGAAGTACAAAAAGAATGTAAACGTTAA
- the tnpB gene encoding IS66 family insertion sequence element accessory protein TnpB (TnpB, as the term is used for proteins encoded by IS66 family insertion elements, is considered an accessory protein, since TnpC, encoded by a neighboring gene, is a DDE family transposase.) has protein sequence MLGDISIAEEIYIACGYTDMRKSIDGLAAIVQEQFQLNPFSKTLYLFCGKRRDRLKALLWEGDGFVLLYKRLENGNFKWPRCETEVNPITWQQFRWLMEGLELEQKTAILPAKPGSFC, from the coding sequence ATGCTAGGAGATATCAGCATTGCAGAAGAAATCTACATCGCCTGCGGCTACACTGACATGCGCAAATCAATTGATGGCCTGGCTGCCATTGTACAGGAACAGTTTCAGCTAAATCCCTTTTCCAAAACCCTGTATCTGTTCTGTGGAAAACGAAGAGACCGCTTAAAGGCACTGCTATGGGAAGGCGATGGATTTGTTCTTCTTTACAAGAGACTGGAGAATGGAAACTTTAAATGGCCACGCTGTGAAACTGAAGTAAATCCAATCACCTGGCAACAATTCCGCTGGTTGATGGAAGGTCTGGAACTGGAACAAAAGACAGCAATTCTTCCGGCAAAGCCAGGATCCTTCTGTTAG
- a CDS encoding IS66 family insertion sequence element accessory protein TnpB, translating to MDEVTLVKNRFRKEQWQQLILECQGSNLTVKDWCTQAGITHHAYYYWLRKLRLEACGSFSVPVVEPEKTVAFKKLEVQSPVTQTQAAVMIHLPSATIEVYNGVNQQTVEAVLLALKHIC from the coding sequence ATGGATGAAGTTACTTTAGTTAAAAATCGTTTCCGCAAGGAACAGTGGCAGCAATTAATTCTCGAATGCCAAGGCAGTAATCTTACGGTGAAAGACTGGTGCACTCAGGCTGGCATTACACATCATGCTTATTATTACTGGCTTCGTAAGCTTCGTCTGGAAGCATGCGGTTCCTTTTCTGTTCCGGTTGTAGAACCGGAGAAAACAGTTGCTTTTAAAAAGCTGGAGGTCCAGTCGCCTGTAACACAAACACAGGCCGCAGTTATGATACATTTGCCCTCTGCCACCATTGAAGTATACAACGGCGTGAACCAACAGACTGTTGAGGCGGTGCTTCTTGCACTGAAACATATATGCTAG
- a CDS encoding IS66 family transposase → MNKSTITPDELNKLPKDLLISMYMQLNESFTVIREQNERIQSQNDQLMKKISGLQENLAVLTQQRFGRKTEQTSQINGQLSFDLDNSCVLNEAEKTVEDGIPKEPDIETVMIIKQRKSKGKRETDLKDIDTVVEEHTLSDERLEALFPFGYHRLPNEVYKDLEYIPAKFLVHEHHVAIYAGKNDTGIIRADRPERLLKNSILTPALAASIFNAKYVNAVPINRLSEEFLRNDVRISRQVMAGWMIRLSERYLGPVYREMHRRILESRLIHCDETPFKVVDDGRSPNSKNYMWVYHTSTRYGSPPIFLYEYQPTRKADNPRRFLEGYSGILMTDGYQVYHTLANERPDELKVAGCWAHAKRRWTELIKSIGKGTANGLIADEANRRISAIYHIDNMYKEASAEERLDNRKKSVKPLVDAYFEWLKRLQARPDIDKGSKTYGAITYSLNQERYLRTFLEDEMIPLDNNDAERSIKAFCVGKHNWHIVDSVNGAHASGVLYSIAETAKANGLKPYEYFRYLLEQMLIHLDDEPKDYIGDLVPWSVKIPECCKKLKK, encoded by the coding sequence ATGAATAAATCAACGATCACACCGGACGAACTGAATAAACTTCCAAAAGATCTTCTCATTTCGATGTATATGCAGCTGAATGAATCTTTCACTGTAATCAGAGAACAGAATGAAAGAATACAATCTCAGAATGACCAACTCATGAAAAAGATTTCGGGCCTTCAGGAAAATCTTGCTGTGCTAACACAGCAGAGATTTGGACGTAAAACGGAGCAGACCTCCCAGATCAATGGACAGCTGTCTTTTGACCTGGATAATTCCTGTGTCCTCAATGAAGCAGAGAAAACTGTTGAAGATGGAATTCCGAAAGAACCGGATATCGAAACAGTCATGATCATCAAGCAGCGTAAATCAAAAGGTAAGCGGGAAACTGATCTAAAAGATATCGATACTGTAGTTGAAGAGCACACTCTTTCTGACGAAAGACTGGAAGCGCTTTTTCCTTTCGGCTATCATCGTCTGCCAAATGAAGTATACAAGGATCTGGAATACATTCCGGCGAAATTTCTTGTGCACGAACATCATGTAGCTATTTATGCAGGAAAGAATGATACTGGTATTATTCGTGCCGACAGGCCTGAACGTCTGTTAAAGAACAGTATCCTGACACCAGCCTTAGCTGCCTCCATTTTTAATGCCAAGTATGTCAATGCAGTTCCGATTAACAGACTGTCTGAAGAATTCTTACGTAATGACGTGAGAATCTCGAGACAGGTCATGGCCGGATGGATGATCCGACTAAGCGAAAGATATCTTGGTCCGGTATACCGAGAGATGCATCGCAGGATACTTGAGAGTAGACTGATCCATTGCGATGAAACCCCATTTAAGGTCGTTGACGACGGACGCAGCCCGAATTCAAAGAACTACATGTGGGTGTATCACACTTCCACACGGTATGGCTCACCACCAATCTTTCTGTATGAATACCAGCCAACCAGAAAGGCTGATAATCCAAGAAGATTTCTGGAAGGGTATAGCGGAATTCTTATGACAGATGGGTATCAGGTGTATCATACACTTGCCAATGAAAGGCCGGATGAGCTAAAAGTTGCAGGATGCTGGGCACATGCCAAAAGGCGCTGGACCGAACTTATTAAATCCATTGGAAAAGGTACAGCCAATGGACTGATTGCAGATGAAGCCAACCGGAGAATTTCTGCCATCTATCATATCGATAACATGTATAAGGAGGCTTCTGCCGAGGAACGGCTGGATAACCGTAAGAAATCCGTAAAGCCTCTGGTTGACGCCTATTTCGAATGGCTGAAAAGACTTCAGGCAAGACCAGATATCGATAAGGGTTCCAAGACCTATGGTGCAATTACCTATTCGCTAAACCAGGAGCGATATCTTCGTACGTTTCTTGAAGATGAAATGATCCCACTGGATAATAATGACGCCGAAAGAAGTATCAAAGCTTTTTGCGTCGGAAAGCATAACTGGCACATCGTTGATTCAGTCAATGGTGCACATGCAAGCGGTGTTTTATACAGCATAGCCGAGACAGCCAAGGCAAACGGATTAAAACCATACGAATACTTCAGGTATCTGTTGGAACAAATGTTAATTCATCTTGATGATGAACCGAAGGATTATATCGGAGATCTAGTACCATGGTCAGTTAAAATCCCGGAATGCTGTAAAAAACTGAAAAAGTAA
- the tnpB gene encoding IS66 family insertion sequence element accessory protein TnpB (TnpB, as the term is used for proteins encoded by IS66 family insertion elements, is considered an accessory protein, since TnpC, encoded by a neighboring gene, is a DDE family transposase.), producing MLNDAVGFRHVYIACGYTDLRRGIDGLVAIVRNEFQLDPTDTGNIFLFCGKRTDRIKALIYEQDGFVLLYKRLVNGSFIWPRNESDAREITSQQYRWLMDGLSVDQKKVIKKVNPIVF from the coding sequence ATGTTAAATGATGCAGTCGGATTTCGCCATGTTTACATCGCATGTGGATACACAGATCTACGGCGTGGTATTGATGGTCTTGTTGCCATTGTAAGAAATGAATTCCAGCTGGATCCTACTGACACAGGAAATATATTTCTCTTCTGTGGAAAGCGAACAGATCGGATCAAAGCGCTAATTTATGAACAGGACGGTTTTGTCCTTCTGTATAAAAGATTAGTAAATGGCAGCTTCATCTGGCCACGTAATGAGTCTGACGCAAGAGAAATCACTTCCCAACAATATCGCTGGCTTATGGATGGACTTTCTGTTGATCAGAAAAAAGTTATCAAAAAGGTCAACCCAATCGTTTTTTAG
- a CDS encoding IS66 family insertion sequence element accessory protein TnpB, protein MDTRVATTKIRIQQWIDIFQDRAQSGLKVDDYCEQHQLSRNSYYYWLRRVKEAALQSVGTKFVELEEPEAPVSLDHTYNTNNISSKSLTIQMNGAFISVNSDTSKELLTMVLGVVANVK, encoded by the coding sequence ATGGATACGCGGGTGGCGACGACCAAGATCCGAATCCAGCAATGGATTGATATTTTTCAGGACAGAGCTCAGAGCGGATTAAAGGTTGATGACTACTGCGAGCAGCATCAGCTGTCACGCAATTCTTATTATTACTGGCTGCGACGTGTCAAAGAAGCAGCACTCCAGTCTGTTGGTACGAAGTTTGTTGAACTTGAAGAACCAGAAGCGCCGGTCTCTTTAGATCATACATATAATACAAACAACATTTCCTCAAAAAGCCTGACCATACAGATGAATGGCGCTTTCATCTCTGTCAATAGTGATACTTCGAAAGAATTATTGACTATGGTCTTAGGGGTGGTTGCCAATGTTAAATGA
- a CDS encoding Ig-like domain-containing protein: MIKLNKRVITIFIMALILNLVLPVGIAKADTNTKYLKVNQETLEFKEIIYIDSSNGNDTSGTGSKDEPFQSIKKGIDYLNVNCRQDGAIIIKDGTYDVKNLFGGNSNNLNADYDKMKFSLFAETMGKVKFDNVGEWMIVENSRNSRIKVKLYGIIFNSTSVSFYHLSGDDWMNEFYNCVFPEGYGGYNAYVKEASAKVENSLFIGLPFMYHYTEKKINGSAVNCGSTTQYMDPCNATKTNALYNVTIDSDFNITSTGWQNAGKGTNPDGTKAHIGVYGGLFAWGTKVQEINPSSNVLKVVLEPNEQLQLSIDHNLSENLNVNWASSNPAIASVDSNGVVTALAKGNAKISAKYPDGTLEFINVLIIDDASDYRLAIDLKIGQSSRLTIDDYTFTKSVTWTIMDNGIATISNKGKVTAVGEGLTLANAKDDQGKVMGYIYIRVRN; encoded by the coding sequence ATGATAAAACTTAACAAAAGAGTAATTACTATATTTATTATGGCATTAATATTGAACTTAGTTTTGCCAGTTGGAATAGCAAAGGCAGATACAAACACAAAATATTTGAAAGTAAATCAAGAAACTTTAGAGTTTAAAGAAATTATTTATATTGACAGTTCTAATGGTAACGATACAAGTGGTACAGGCAGTAAAGATGAACCTTTTCAATCTATTAAAAAAGGGATTGATTATCTAAATGTAAACTGTCGCCAAGATGGAGCTATTATTATTAAAGATGGTACCTACGATGTAAAGAACCTATTTGGAGGAAATTCAAATAATTTGAACGCAGATTATGATAAAATGAAATTTTCTCTATTTGCGGAAACAATGGGTAAAGTTAAGTTTGACAATGTGGGGGAATGGATGATTGTAGAGAACTCTAGGAACTCAAGAATTAAAGTTAAATTATACGGAATTATATTTAATAGCACATCTGTCTCTTTCTATCATTTAAGCGGTGATGATTGGATGAATGAGTTTTATAACTGTGTGTTTCCTGAAGGATATGGTGGATACAATGCGTATGTTAAAGAAGCAAGTGCTAAAGTTGAAAATTCATTATTTATAGGCCTGCCATTTATGTATCATTATACCGAAAAAAAAATAAATGGATCCGCAGTTAACTGCGGATCTACTACACAATATATGGATCCATGTAATGCAACCAAAACAAATGCCTTATATAATGTTACTATTGATTCAGATTTTAACATTACAAGCACAGGTTGGCAAAATGCAGGTAAAGGAACAAACCCAGACGGTACAAAAGCACATATTGGTGTTTATGGTGGTTTATTTGCATGGGGAACTAAAGTTCAGGAAATAAATCCTTCTAGTAATGTATTAAAGGTAGTCTTGGAACCGAATGAACAACTTCAATTAAGTATTGATCATAATTTATCTGAAAACTTAAACGTTAATTGGGCATCATCAAATCCGGCAATTGCAAGCGTCGATTCAAACGGAGTAGTAACAGCGTTAGCAAAAGGCAACGCAAAGATAAGTGCAAAATATCCTGATGGGACATTAGAATTTATCAATGTATTAATAATAGATGATGCAAGCGACTACCGTTTGGCAATTGATTTAAAAATAGGTCAATCAAGCAGATTAACCATAGATGACTATACCTTTACAAAGTCAGTCACATGGACCATAATGGACAATGGTATAGCAACGATATCCAATAAAGGAAAAGTTACAGCAGTTGGAGAAGGCCTAACACTTGCAAATGCTAAGGATGACCAAGGCAAAGTGATGGGATATATATATATTAGAGTTAGAAACTAA
- a CDS encoding helix-turn-helix transcriptional regulator: protein MSSPLELNQVAKSTGISQTRFSYWKSGRSKPKADKLKILADHFGVTIDFFLE from the coding sequence ATGTCCAGCCCTCTTGAATTGAATCAAGTTGCAAAGTCAACCGGGATTTCGCAAACAAGGTTCTCATATTGGAAATCAGGAAGAAGCAAGCCAAAAGCGGACAAGTTAAAAATATTGGCTGATCATTTTGGAGTTACGATTGATTTTTTTCTTGAGTAG
- a CDS encoding tyrosine-type recombinase/integrase translates to MVEHTKGCRERLVRLVPDAIAILQNIEHRGEYIFMRNGERITSRRIAYILRKYAKDSQCIVKSSHKIRKTYVSRLAMGDVPVDDIRKEMGHQDLETTYGYIFNPLTEEETYACKEKSLNY, encoded by the coding sequence ATAGTAGAGCATACGAAAGGCTGCCGTGAACGACTGGTAAGATTGGTACCAGACGCAATCGCGATTTTGCAGAACATAGAACATCGGGGCGAATACATATTCATGCGTAACGGAGAAAGAATCACATCAAGGCGTATTGCATATATTCTTAGAAAATACGCCAAAGATAGCCAATGTATAGTGAAATCTTCTCACAAGATAAGAAAGACATATGTTAGTCGTTTGGCCATGGGTGATGTTCCCGTAGATGATATCCGGAAAGAAATGGGTCATCAAGACCTGGAAACGACTTACGGATATATTTTTAATCCACTGACAGAAGAAGAAACGTATGCTTGCAAAGAAAAGTCTTTGAACTATTAA